From a single Mus musculus strain C57BL/6J chromosome 12, GRCm38.p6 C57BL/6J genomic region:
- the Pacs2 gene encoding phosphofurin acidic cluster sorting protein 2 isoform X5, translating to MAERGRLGLPGAPGALNTPVPMNLFATWEVDGSSPSCVPRLCSLTLKKLAVLRELEKELLSVVIAVKMQGSKRVLRSHEIVLPPSGQVETDLALTFSLQYPHFLKREGNKLQIMLQRRKRYKNRTILGYKTLAAGSINMAEVMQHPSEGGQVLSLCSSIKEASVKVAEIWIVSLSSQPIDHEDSAMQAGPKTKSTDNYSEEEYESFSSEQEASDDAVQGQDLDEDDFDVGKPKKQRRSIVRTTSMTRQQNFKQKVVALLRRFKVSEEVLDSEQDPAEHVPEVEEDLDLLYDTLDVENPSDSGPDMDDDDSVLSTPKPKLRPYFEGLSHSSSQTEIGSIHSARSHREPPSPADVPEKTRSLGGKQQLSDSVSDTVALSAAVPREPSGQPEDSPEAETSTLDVFTEKLPPSGRIIKTESLVIPSTRSESKPAGRRGRSTSLKERQPARPQNERANSLDNERCPDTRSQLQVRIPRKTVYDQLNHILISDDQLPENIILVNTSDWQGQFLSDVLQKHTLPVVCTCSAADVQAAFSTIVSRIQRYCNCNSQPPTPVKIAVAGAQHYLSAILRLFVEQLSHKTPDWLGYMRFLIIPLGSHPVARYLGSVDYRYNNFFQDLAWRDLFNKLEAQSSVQDTPDIVSRITQYISGANCAHQLPIAEAMLTYKQKSPDEESSQRFIPFVGVVKVGIVEPSSATSGDSDDAAPSSSSILSSTPPSASTSPAAKEASPTPPSSPSVSGGLSSPSQGVGAELMGLQVDYWTAAQPADRKRDAEKKDMPTTKNTLKCTFRSLQVSRLPSSGEAAATPTMSMTVVTKEKNKKVMFLPKKTKDKEVESKSQCIEGISRLICTAKHQQNMLRGRQMVRWPSPTVLIDGVECSDVKFFQLAAQWSSHVKHFPICIFGHSKATF from the exons GTTGTGTAGCCTGACCCTGAAGAAGCTGGCAGTGCTCCGGGAACTGGAAAAAGAACTCCTGTCCGTGGTGATTGCCGTCAAGATGCAG GGTTCCAAGCGTGTCTTGAGATCACATGAGATTGTGTTGCCTCCTAGTGGACAAGTGGAAACTGACCTGGCTCTGACCTTCTCTCTCCAG TACCCCCACTTCCTGAAGCGGGAAGGCAACAAGCTGCAGATCATGCTACAGCGCAGGAAGCGGTACAAGAACAGGACGATCCTGGGCTACAAAACGCTGGCCGCGGGCTCCATCAACATGGCTGAG GTGATGCAGCACCCCTCTGAGGGCGGCCAAGTTCTGAGCCTCTGCAGCAGCATCAAAGAGGCCTCTGTCAAGGTGGCCGAGATCTGGATCGTCTCCCTGTCCAGCCAGCCCATCGACCATGAGGATAGTGCCATGCAGGCTGGCCCCAAGACCAAGTCCACAG ATAACTACTCTGAGGAGGAGTATGAGAGCTTTTCCTCTGAACAAGAAGCCAGTGACGATGCTGTACAAGGGCAG GATCTTGACGAGGACGACTTTGATGTGGGAAAACCCAAGAAGCAGCGGCGCTCGATAGTAAGAACGACGTCCATGACCAGG CAACAGAACTTCAAGCAGAAGGTGGTGGCGCTACTGCGCAGGTTCAAGGTGTCAGAGGAG GTCTTGGATTCGGAGCAGGACCCTGCAGAACATGTTCCCGAGGTGGAGGAGGACCTGGATCTTCTCTATGACACGCTGGATGTGGAGAACCCCAGCGACAGTGGCCCTGACATGGATGACGATGACAGTGTCCTTAGCACCCCCAAGCCCAAGCTCAG GCCTTACTTCGAAGGCCTGTCTCACTCCAGCTCACAGACAGAGATAGGGAGCATCCACAGTGCCCGGAGCCACAGGGAGCCTCCAAGCCCG GCTGATGTACCTGAGAAGACGCGATCCCTGGGAGGCAAGCAGCAGCTCAGCGACAGCGTCTCTGACACGGTGGCCCTT AGTGCAGCAGTCCCCCGGGAACCATCAGGGCAACCTGAGGACAGCCCAGAGGCTGAGACCTCCACCTTAGATGTGTTCACCGAGAAGCTGCCTCCCAGTGGAAGAATCATCAAGACTGAGTCACTTGTCATCCCCTCCACCAG GTCAGAATCAAAGCCGGCCGGCCGCCGGGGCCGGAGCACATCCCTGAAGGAGCGACAGCCTGCTCGGCCACAGAATGAACGGGCCAACAGCCTAGACAATGAGCGCTGTCCAGACACGAGGAGCCAGCTTCAGGTTAGG ATTCCCAGGAAAACTGTGTATGACCAATTGAACCACATCCTCATCTCTGATGACCAACTCCCCGAGAATATCATTCTCGTCAACACCTCTGACTGGCAGGGACAG TTCCTCTCAGATGTCCTGCAGAAGCATACACTTCCTGTGGTCTGCACGTGCTCTGCTGCTGACGTGCAGGCTGCCTTCAGCACCATTGTCTCTCGGATACAGCGATA CTGCAACTGCAATTCTCAGCCACCGACCCCTGTGAAGATCGCAGTGGCGGGAGCGCAGCATTACCTCAGCGCCATCCTGCGGCTCTTCGTGGAGCAGCTGTCTCACAAGACACCTGACTGGCTCGGCTACATGCGCTTCCTCATCATCCCACTGG GCTCCCACCCCGTGGCCAGGTACCTGGGCTCTGTGGACTACCGCTACAACAACTTCTTCCAGGATCTGGCCTGGAGAGACCTGTTCAACAAGCTGGAAGCCCAGAGCAGTG TGCAGGACACACCAGACATCGTGTCACGCATCACCCAGTACATCTCAGGAGCCAACTGTGCTCACCAGCTCCCCATCGCAGAGGCCATGCTGACCTACAAGCAGAAGAG CCCTGATGAAGAATCCTCTCAGAGGTTCATTCCCTTTGTCGGG GTTGTGAAGGTTGGAATCGTGGAACCATCTTCAGCCACATCAG GAGACTCTGACGACGCAGCCCCCTCAAGCTCCAGCATACTCTCTTCTACCCCACCGTCTGCATCTACATCTCCGGCGGCCAAGGAGGCTTCGCCTaccccaccctcctccccttcaGTGAGTGGAGGCCTGTCCTCCCCCAG cCAGGGCGTCGGTGCTGAGCTCATGGGGCTGCAGGTGGACTACTGGACAGCAGCGCAGCCTGCGGACAGGAAGAGAGATGCCGAGAAGAAGGACATGCCCACCACCAAAAACACGCTCAAGTGCACTTTCCGGTCCCTCCAGGTCAGCAGGCTGCCCAGCAGTGGTGAGGCTGCAGCCACACCCACCATGTCCATGACTGTCGTCACCaaggagaagaacaagaagg tgatgtttTTGCCCAAGAAAACAAAGGACAAGGAAGTGGAATCCAAAAGCCAGTGCATCGAGGGCATCAGCCGGCTGATCTGCACAGCTAAGCACCAACAGAACATGCTTCGGG GCAGGCAGATGGTCAGGTGGCCCTCTCCCACAGTCCTCATCGACGGCGTGGAATGCAGCGATGTCAAGTTCTTCCAGCTGGCTGCCCAGTGGTCTTCTCACGTGAAGCACTTCCCCATCTGCATCTTTGGACACTCCAAAGCCACCTTCTAG
- the Pacs2 gene encoding phosphofurin acidic cluster sorting protein 2 isoform X4, whose protein sequence is MAERGRLGLPGAPGALNTPVPMNLFATWEVDGSSPSCVPRLCSLTLKKLAVLRELEKELLSVVIAVKMQGSKRVLRSHEIVLPPSGQVETDLALTFSLQYPHFLKREGNKLQIMLQRRKRYKNRTILGYKTLAAGSINMAEVMQHPSEGGQVLSLCSSIKEASVKVAEIWIVSLSSQPIDHEDSAMQAGPKTKSTDNYSEEEYESFSSEQEASDDAVQGQDLDEDDFDVGKPKKQRRSIQQNFKQKVVALLRRFKVSEEVLDSEQDPAEHVPEVEEDLDLLYDTLDVENPSDSGPDMDDDDSVLSTPKPKLRPYFEGLSHSSSQTEIGSIHSARSHREPPSPADVPEKTRSLGGKQQLSDSVSDTVALSAAVPREPSGQPEDSPEAETSTLDVFTEKLPPSGRIIKTESLVIPSTRSESKPAGRRGRSTSLKERQPARPQNERANSLDNERCPDTRSQLQIPRKTVYDQLNHILISDDQLPENIILVNTSDWQGQFLSDVLQKHTLPVVCTCSAADVQAAFSTIVSRIQRYCNCNSQPPTPVKIAVAGAQHYLSAILRLFVEQLSHKTPDWLGYMRFLIIPLGSHPVARYLGSVDYRYNNFFQDLAWRDLFNKLEAQSSVQDTPDIVSRITQYISGANCAHQLPIAEAMLTYKQKRKKHFHFDFTLSPDEESSQRFIPFVGVVKVGIVEPSSATSGDSDDAAPSSSSILSSTPPSASTSPAAKEASPTPPSSPSVSGGLSSPSQGVGAELMGLQVDYWTAAQPADRKRDAEKKDMPTTKNTLKCTFRSLQVSRLPSSGEAAATPTMSMTVVTKEKNKKVMFLPKKTKDKEVESKSQCIEGISRLICTAKHQQNMLRGRQMVRWPSPTVLIDGVECSDVKFFQLAAQWSSHVKHFPICIFGHSKATF, encoded by the exons GTTGTGTAGCCTGACCCTGAAGAAGCTGGCAGTGCTCCGGGAACTGGAAAAAGAACTCCTGTCCGTGGTGATTGCCGTCAAGATGCAG GGTTCCAAGCGTGTCTTGAGATCACATGAGATTGTGTTGCCTCCTAGTGGACAAGTGGAAACTGACCTGGCTCTGACCTTCTCTCTCCAG TACCCCCACTTCCTGAAGCGGGAAGGCAACAAGCTGCAGATCATGCTACAGCGCAGGAAGCGGTACAAGAACAGGACGATCCTGGGCTACAAAACGCTGGCCGCGGGCTCCATCAACATGGCTGAG GTGATGCAGCACCCCTCTGAGGGCGGCCAAGTTCTGAGCCTCTGCAGCAGCATCAAAGAGGCCTCTGTCAAGGTGGCCGAGATCTGGATCGTCTCCCTGTCCAGCCAGCCCATCGACCATGAGGATAGTGCCATGCAGGCTGGCCCCAAGACCAAGTCCACAG ATAACTACTCTGAGGAGGAGTATGAGAGCTTTTCCTCTGAACAAGAAGCCAGTGACGATGCTGTACAAGGGCAG GATCTTGACGAGGACGACTTTGATGTGGGAAAACCCAAGAAGCAGCGGCGCTCGATA CAACAGAACTTCAAGCAGAAGGTGGTGGCGCTACTGCGCAGGTTCAAGGTGTCAGAGGAG GTCTTGGATTCGGAGCAGGACCCTGCAGAACATGTTCCCGAGGTGGAGGAGGACCTGGATCTTCTCTATGACACGCTGGATGTGGAGAACCCCAGCGACAGTGGCCCTGACATGGATGACGATGACAGTGTCCTTAGCACCCCCAAGCCCAAGCTCAG GCCTTACTTCGAAGGCCTGTCTCACTCCAGCTCACAGACAGAGATAGGGAGCATCCACAGTGCCCGGAGCCACAGGGAGCCTCCAAGCCCG GCTGATGTACCTGAGAAGACGCGATCCCTGGGAGGCAAGCAGCAGCTCAGCGACAGCGTCTCTGACACGGTGGCCCTT AGTGCAGCAGTCCCCCGGGAACCATCAGGGCAACCTGAGGACAGCCCAGAGGCTGAGACCTCCACCTTAGATGTGTTCACCGAGAAGCTGCCTCCCAGTGGAAGAATCATCAAGACTGAGTCACTTGTCATCCCCTCCACCAG GTCAGAATCAAAGCCGGCCGGCCGCCGGGGCCGGAGCACATCCCTGAAGGAGCGACAGCCTGCTCGGCCACAGAATGAACGGGCCAACAGCCTAGACAATGAGCGCTGTCCAGACACGAGGAGCCAGCTTCAG ATTCCCAGGAAAACTGTGTATGACCAATTGAACCACATCCTCATCTCTGATGACCAACTCCCCGAGAATATCATTCTCGTCAACACCTCTGACTGGCAGGGACAG TTCCTCTCAGATGTCCTGCAGAAGCATACACTTCCTGTGGTCTGCACGTGCTCTGCTGCTGACGTGCAGGCTGCCTTCAGCACCATTGTCTCTCGGATACAGCGATA CTGCAACTGCAATTCTCAGCCACCGACCCCTGTGAAGATCGCAGTGGCGGGAGCGCAGCATTACCTCAGCGCCATCCTGCGGCTCTTCGTGGAGCAGCTGTCTCACAAGACACCTGACTGGCTCGGCTACATGCGCTTCCTCATCATCCCACTGG GCTCCCACCCCGTGGCCAGGTACCTGGGCTCTGTGGACTACCGCTACAACAACTTCTTCCAGGATCTGGCCTGGAGAGACCTGTTCAACAAGCTGGAAGCCCAGAGCAGTG TGCAGGACACACCAGACATCGTGTCACGCATCACCCAGTACATCTCAGGAGCCAACTGTGCTCACCAGCTCCCCATCGCAGAGGCCATGCTGACCTACAAGCAGAAGAG gaaaaagcatttTCACTTTGACTTTACCCTGAG CCCTGATGAAGAATCCTCTCAGAGGTTCATTCCCTTTGTCGGG GTTGTGAAGGTTGGAATCGTGGAACCATCTTCAGCCACATCAG GAGACTCTGACGACGCAGCCCCCTCAAGCTCCAGCATACTCTCTTCTACCCCACCGTCTGCATCTACATCTCCGGCGGCCAAGGAGGCTTCGCCTaccccaccctcctccccttcaGTGAGTGGAGGCCTGTCCTCCCCCAG cCAGGGCGTCGGTGCTGAGCTCATGGGGCTGCAGGTGGACTACTGGACAGCAGCGCAGCCTGCGGACAGGAAGAGAGATGCCGAGAAGAAGGACATGCCCACCACCAAAAACACGCTCAAGTGCACTTTCCGGTCCCTCCAGGTCAGCAGGCTGCCCAGCAGTGGTGAGGCTGCAGCCACACCCACCATGTCCATGACTGTCGTCACCaaggagaagaacaagaagg tgatgtttTTGCCCAAGAAAACAAAGGACAAGGAAGTGGAATCCAAAAGCCAGTGCATCGAGGGCATCAGCCGGCTGATCTGCACAGCTAAGCACCAACAGAACATGCTTCGGG GCAGGCAGATGGTCAGGTGGCCCTCTCCCACAGTCCTCATCGACGGCGTGGAATGCAGCGATGTCAAGTTCTTCCAGCTGGCTGCCCAGTGGTCTTCTCACGTGAAGCACTTCCCCATCTGCATCTTTGGACACTCCAAAGCCACCTTCTAG
- the Pacs2 gene encoding phosphofurin acidic cluster sorting protein 2 isoform X11 gives MQGSKRVLRSHEIVLPPSGQVETDLALTFSLQYPHFLKREGNKLQIMLQRRKRYKNRTILGYKTLAAGSINMAEVMQHPSEGGQVLSLCSSIKEASVKVAEIWIVSLSSQPIDHEDSAMQAGPKTKSTDNYSEEEYESFSSEQEASDDAVQGQDLDEDDFDVGKPKKQRRSIVRTTSMTRQQNFKQKVVALLRRFKVSEEVLDSEQDPAEHVPEVEEDLDLLYDTLDVENPSDSGPDMDDDDSVLSTPKPKLRPYFEGLSHSSSQTEIGSIHSARSHREPPSPADVPEKTRSLGGKQQLSDSVSDTVALSAAVPREPSGQPEDSPEAETSTLDVFTEKLPPSGRIIKTESLVIPSTRSESKPAGRRGRSTSLKERQPARPQNERANSLDNERCPDTRSQLQVRIPRKTVYDQLNHILISDDQLPENIILVNTSDWQGQFLSDVLQKHTLPVVCTCSAADVQAAFSTIVSRIQRYCNCNSQPPTPVKIAVAGAQHYLSAILRLFVEQLSHKTPDWLGYMRFLIIPLGSHPVARYLGSVDYRYNNFFQDLAWRDLFNKLEAQSSVQDTPDIVSRITQYISGANCAHQLPIAEAMLTYKQKRKKHFHFDFTLSPDEESSQRFIPFVGVVKVGIVEPSSATSGDSDDAAPSSSSILSSTPPSASTSPAAKEASPTPPSSPSVSGGLSSPSQGVGAELMGLQVDYWTAAQPADRKRDAEKKDMPTTKNTLKCTFRSLQVSRLPSSGEAAATPTMSMTVVTKEKNKKVMFLPKKTKDKEVESKSQCIEGISRLICTAKHQQNMLRGRQMVRWPSPTVLIDGVECSDVKFFQLAAQWSSHVKHFPICIFGHSKATF, from the exons ATGCAG GGTTCCAAGCGTGTCTTGAGATCACATGAGATTGTGTTGCCTCCTAGTGGACAAGTGGAAACTGACCTGGCTCTGACCTTCTCTCTCCAG TACCCCCACTTCCTGAAGCGGGAAGGCAACAAGCTGCAGATCATGCTACAGCGCAGGAAGCGGTACAAGAACAGGACGATCCTGGGCTACAAAACGCTGGCCGCGGGCTCCATCAACATGGCTGAG GTGATGCAGCACCCCTCTGAGGGCGGCCAAGTTCTGAGCCTCTGCAGCAGCATCAAAGAGGCCTCTGTCAAGGTGGCCGAGATCTGGATCGTCTCCCTGTCCAGCCAGCCCATCGACCATGAGGATAGTGCCATGCAGGCTGGCCCCAAGACCAAGTCCACAG ATAACTACTCTGAGGAGGAGTATGAGAGCTTTTCCTCTGAACAAGAAGCCAGTGACGATGCTGTACAAGGGCAG GATCTTGACGAGGACGACTTTGATGTGGGAAAACCCAAGAAGCAGCGGCGCTCGATAGTAAGAACGACGTCCATGACCAGG CAACAGAACTTCAAGCAGAAGGTGGTGGCGCTACTGCGCAGGTTCAAGGTGTCAGAGGAG GTCTTGGATTCGGAGCAGGACCCTGCAGAACATGTTCCCGAGGTGGAGGAGGACCTGGATCTTCTCTATGACACGCTGGATGTGGAGAACCCCAGCGACAGTGGCCCTGACATGGATGACGATGACAGTGTCCTTAGCACCCCCAAGCCCAAGCTCAG GCCTTACTTCGAAGGCCTGTCTCACTCCAGCTCACAGACAGAGATAGGGAGCATCCACAGTGCCCGGAGCCACAGGGAGCCTCCAAGCCCG GCTGATGTACCTGAGAAGACGCGATCCCTGGGAGGCAAGCAGCAGCTCAGCGACAGCGTCTCTGACACGGTGGCCCTT AGTGCAGCAGTCCCCCGGGAACCATCAGGGCAACCTGAGGACAGCCCAGAGGCTGAGACCTCCACCTTAGATGTGTTCACCGAGAAGCTGCCTCCCAGTGGAAGAATCATCAAGACTGAGTCACTTGTCATCCCCTCCACCAG GTCAGAATCAAAGCCGGCCGGCCGCCGGGGCCGGAGCACATCCCTGAAGGAGCGACAGCCTGCTCGGCCACAGAATGAACGGGCCAACAGCCTAGACAATGAGCGCTGTCCAGACACGAGGAGCCAGCTTCAGGTTAGG ATTCCCAGGAAAACTGTGTATGACCAATTGAACCACATCCTCATCTCTGATGACCAACTCCCCGAGAATATCATTCTCGTCAACACCTCTGACTGGCAGGGACAG TTCCTCTCAGATGTCCTGCAGAAGCATACACTTCCTGTGGTCTGCACGTGCTCTGCTGCTGACGTGCAGGCTGCCTTCAGCACCATTGTCTCTCGGATACAGCGATA CTGCAACTGCAATTCTCAGCCACCGACCCCTGTGAAGATCGCAGTGGCGGGAGCGCAGCATTACCTCAGCGCCATCCTGCGGCTCTTCGTGGAGCAGCTGTCTCACAAGACACCTGACTGGCTCGGCTACATGCGCTTCCTCATCATCCCACTGG GCTCCCACCCCGTGGCCAGGTACCTGGGCTCTGTGGACTACCGCTACAACAACTTCTTCCAGGATCTGGCCTGGAGAGACCTGTTCAACAAGCTGGAAGCCCAGAGCAGTG TGCAGGACACACCAGACATCGTGTCACGCATCACCCAGTACATCTCAGGAGCCAACTGTGCTCACCAGCTCCCCATCGCAGAGGCCATGCTGACCTACAAGCAGAAGAG gaaaaagcatttTCACTTTGACTTTACCCTGAG CCCTGATGAAGAATCCTCTCAGAGGTTCATTCCCTTTGTCGGG GTTGTGAAGGTTGGAATCGTGGAACCATCTTCAGCCACATCAG GAGACTCTGACGACGCAGCCCCCTCAAGCTCCAGCATACTCTCTTCTACCCCACCGTCTGCATCTACATCTCCGGCGGCCAAGGAGGCTTCGCCTaccccaccctcctccccttcaGTGAGTGGAGGCCTGTCCTCCCCCAG cCAGGGCGTCGGTGCTGAGCTCATGGGGCTGCAGGTGGACTACTGGACAGCAGCGCAGCCTGCGGACAGGAAGAGAGATGCCGAGAAGAAGGACATGCCCACCACCAAAAACACGCTCAAGTGCACTTTCCGGTCCCTCCAGGTCAGCAGGCTGCCCAGCAGTGGTGAGGCTGCAGCCACACCCACCATGTCCATGACTGTCGTCACCaaggagaagaacaagaagg tgatgtttTTGCCCAAGAAAACAAAGGACAAGGAAGTGGAATCCAAAAGCCAGTGCATCGAGGGCATCAGCCGGCTGATCTGCACAGCTAAGCACCAACAGAACATGCTTCGGG GCAGGCAGATGGTCAGGTGGCCCTCTCCCACAGTCCTCATCGACGGCGTGGAATGCAGCGATGTCAAGTTCTTCCAGCTGGCTGCCCAGTGGTCTTCTCACGTGAAGCACTTCCCCATCTGCATCTTTGGACACTCCAAAGCCACCTTCTAG
- the Pacs2 gene encoding phosphofurin acidic cluster sorting protein 2 isoform X12, giving the protein MQGSKRVLRSHEIVLPPSGQVETDLALTFSLQYPHFLKREGNKLQIMLQRRKRYKNRTILGYKTLAAGSINMAEVMQHPSEGGQVLSLCSSIKEASVKVAEIWIVSLSSQPIDHEDSAMQAGPKTKSTDNYSEEEYESFSSEQEASDDAVQGQDLDEDDFDVGKPKKQRRSIVRTTSMTRQQNFKQKVVALLRRFKVSEEVLDSEQDPAEHVPEVEEDLDLLYDTLDVENPSDSGPDMDDDDSVLSTPKPKLRPYFEGLSHSSSQTEIGSIHSARSHREPPSPADVPEKTRSLGGKQQLSDSVSDTVALSAAVPREPSGQPEDSPEAETSTLDVFTEKLPPSGRIIKTESLVIPSTRSESKPAGRRGRSTSLKERQPARPQNERANSLDNERCPDTRSQLQIPRKTVYDQLNHILISDDQLPENIILVNTSDWQGQFLSDVLQKHTLPVVCTCSAADVQAAFSTIVSRIQRYCNCNSQPPTPVKIAVAGAQHYLSAILRLFVEQLSHKTPDWLGYMRFLIIPLGSHPVARYLGSVDYRYNNFFQDLAWRDLFNKLEAQSSVQDTPDIVSRITQYISGANCAHQLPIAEAMLTYKQKRKKHFHFDFTLSPDEESSQRFIPFVGVVKVGIVEPSSATSGDSDDAAPSSSSILSSTPPSASTSPAAKEASPTPPSSPSVSGGLSSPSQGVGAELMGLQVDYWTAAQPADRKRDAEKKDMPTTKNTLKCTFRSLQVSRLPSSGEAAATPTMSMTVVTKEKNKKVMFLPKKTKDKEVESKSQCIEGISRLICTAKHQQNMLRGRQMVRWPSPTVLIDGVECSDVKFFQLAAQWSSHVKHFPICIFGHSKATF; this is encoded by the exons ATGCAG GGTTCCAAGCGTGTCTTGAGATCACATGAGATTGTGTTGCCTCCTAGTGGACAAGTGGAAACTGACCTGGCTCTGACCTTCTCTCTCCAG TACCCCCACTTCCTGAAGCGGGAAGGCAACAAGCTGCAGATCATGCTACAGCGCAGGAAGCGGTACAAGAACAGGACGATCCTGGGCTACAAAACGCTGGCCGCGGGCTCCATCAACATGGCTGAG GTGATGCAGCACCCCTCTGAGGGCGGCCAAGTTCTGAGCCTCTGCAGCAGCATCAAAGAGGCCTCTGTCAAGGTGGCCGAGATCTGGATCGTCTCCCTGTCCAGCCAGCCCATCGACCATGAGGATAGTGCCATGCAGGCTGGCCCCAAGACCAAGTCCACAG ATAACTACTCTGAGGAGGAGTATGAGAGCTTTTCCTCTGAACAAGAAGCCAGTGACGATGCTGTACAAGGGCAG GATCTTGACGAGGACGACTTTGATGTGGGAAAACCCAAGAAGCAGCGGCGCTCGATAGTAAGAACGACGTCCATGACCAGG CAACAGAACTTCAAGCAGAAGGTGGTGGCGCTACTGCGCAGGTTCAAGGTGTCAGAGGAG GTCTTGGATTCGGAGCAGGACCCTGCAGAACATGTTCCCGAGGTGGAGGAGGACCTGGATCTTCTCTATGACACGCTGGATGTGGAGAACCCCAGCGACAGTGGCCCTGACATGGATGACGATGACAGTGTCCTTAGCACCCCCAAGCCCAAGCTCAG GCCTTACTTCGAAGGCCTGTCTCACTCCAGCTCACAGACAGAGATAGGGAGCATCCACAGTGCCCGGAGCCACAGGGAGCCTCCAAGCCCG GCTGATGTACCTGAGAAGACGCGATCCCTGGGAGGCAAGCAGCAGCTCAGCGACAGCGTCTCTGACACGGTGGCCCTT AGTGCAGCAGTCCCCCGGGAACCATCAGGGCAACCTGAGGACAGCCCAGAGGCTGAGACCTCCACCTTAGATGTGTTCACCGAGAAGCTGCCTCCCAGTGGAAGAATCATCAAGACTGAGTCACTTGTCATCCCCTCCACCAG GTCAGAATCAAAGCCGGCCGGCCGCCGGGGCCGGAGCACATCCCTGAAGGAGCGACAGCCTGCTCGGCCACAGAATGAACGGGCCAACAGCCTAGACAATGAGCGCTGTCCAGACACGAGGAGCCAGCTTCAG ATTCCCAGGAAAACTGTGTATGACCAATTGAACCACATCCTCATCTCTGATGACCAACTCCCCGAGAATATCATTCTCGTCAACACCTCTGACTGGCAGGGACAG TTCCTCTCAGATGTCCTGCAGAAGCATACACTTCCTGTGGTCTGCACGTGCTCTGCTGCTGACGTGCAGGCTGCCTTCAGCACCATTGTCTCTCGGATACAGCGATA CTGCAACTGCAATTCTCAGCCACCGACCCCTGTGAAGATCGCAGTGGCGGGAGCGCAGCATTACCTCAGCGCCATCCTGCGGCTCTTCGTGGAGCAGCTGTCTCACAAGACACCTGACTGGCTCGGCTACATGCGCTTCCTCATCATCCCACTGG GCTCCCACCCCGTGGCCAGGTACCTGGGCTCTGTGGACTACCGCTACAACAACTTCTTCCAGGATCTGGCCTGGAGAGACCTGTTCAACAAGCTGGAAGCCCAGAGCAGTG TGCAGGACACACCAGACATCGTGTCACGCATCACCCAGTACATCTCAGGAGCCAACTGTGCTCACCAGCTCCCCATCGCAGAGGCCATGCTGACCTACAAGCAGAAGAG gaaaaagcatttTCACTTTGACTTTACCCTGAG CCCTGATGAAGAATCCTCTCAGAGGTTCATTCCCTTTGTCGGG GTTGTGAAGGTTGGAATCGTGGAACCATCTTCAGCCACATCAG GAGACTCTGACGACGCAGCCCCCTCAAGCTCCAGCATACTCTCTTCTACCCCACCGTCTGCATCTACATCTCCGGCGGCCAAGGAGGCTTCGCCTaccccaccctcctccccttcaGTGAGTGGAGGCCTGTCCTCCCCCAG cCAGGGCGTCGGTGCTGAGCTCATGGGGCTGCAGGTGGACTACTGGACAGCAGCGCAGCCTGCGGACAGGAAGAGAGATGCCGAGAAGAAGGACATGCCCACCACCAAAAACACGCTCAAGTGCACTTTCCGGTCCCTCCAGGTCAGCAGGCTGCCCAGCAGTGGTGAGGCTGCAGCCACACCCACCATGTCCATGACTGTCGTCACCaaggagaagaacaagaagg tgatgtttTTGCCCAAGAAAACAAAGGACAAGGAAGTGGAATCCAAAAGCCAGTGCATCGAGGGCATCAGCCGGCTGATCTGCACAGCTAAGCACCAACAGAACATGCTTCGGG GCAGGCAGATGGTCAGGTGGCCCTCTCCCACAGTCCTCATCGACGGCGTGGAATGCAGCGATGTCAAGTTCTTCCAGCTGGCTGCCCAGTGGTCTTCTCACGTGAAGCACTTCCCCATCTGCATCTTTGGACACTCCAAAGCCACCTTCTAG